In the genome of Kitasatospora cathayae, one region contains:
- a CDS encoding putative Ig domain-containing protein produces the protein MGVPRSRASRRLALAAVASLSLVTAALTTGGAAQAADQPVSSQNGTVTNPYSPAYQHPYRHGAVPTIAQNEKIKQWAATHQETSGDAATGPQTLSYGGGIDGIGVQSGHSKVYLVFYGNQWGTQSTDANGNAKFSGDSAGAAGAAQQMFKGIGTGNELWSADLTQWCDGPNVAVGATSCPSNANFIPYQAGGVLAGVWYDNAAASPSAATGHQLGQEAVNAAAHFGNTTAAANRDAYYVIMSPHGTNPDNYQGQYCAWHDYNGDTTLTGGAVTSPYGDVAFSNQPYNIDSGSGCGVGFVNSPGTLDGFTMTLGHEWHEMMSDQNPAGGWTNHVSGSSYNGQENSDECAWLSPGTTGGAANITFGSFGTWAEQASWSNDTNSCAISHPIVGGGSTGNTVTVTNPGNQTTAQGASVSLQIQASDSASGQSYTYSATGLPTGLSINSATGLITGTATTAGSYNVTATAKDTTGATGSTSFGWTVSGSGGSCTPAQLLGNPGFETGSAAPWTATSGVIDNSSSEPAHSGSWKAWLDGYGTSHTDTLSQAVTIPTGCKATLSYWLHIDTAETTTTAQYDKLTVTVNGTTVATYSNLDHNTGYAQKTVDLSAYAGQSVTLKFTGVEDSSLQTSFVIDDTAIQTS, from the coding sequence ATGGGCGTTCCCCGTAGCCGTGCGAGCAGAAGGCTGGCCCTGGCCGCCGTCGCCTCGCTGTCCCTCGTCACCGCCGCGCTGACAACCGGCGGCGCCGCCCAGGCGGCGGACCAGCCGGTGTCGTCGCAGAACGGCACCGTGACCAACCCGTACAGCCCCGCCTACCAGCACCCCTACCGGCACGGCGCGGTGCCCACCATCGCGCAGAACGAGAAGATCAAGCAGTGGGCCGCCACCCATCAGGAGACCAGCGGCGATGCGGCCACCGGCCCCCAGACCCTCTCCTACGGCGGAGGGATCGACGGCATCGGTGTCCAGAGCGGCCACTCCAAGGTCTACCTGGTCTTCTACGGCAACCAGTGGGGGACCCAGAGCACGGACGCCAACGGGAACGCGAAGTTCTCCGGGGACTCGGCCGGTGCGGCGGGCGCCGCCCAGCAGATGTTCAAGGGCATCGGCACCGGCAACGAGCTGTGGTCCGCGGACCTGACGCAATGGTGCGACGGGCCCAACGTGGCCGTGGGCGCCACCAGTTGCCCCTCGAACGCGAACTTCATCCCGTACCAGGCCGGCGGGGTGCTGGCCGGCGTGTGGTACGACAACGCGGCGGCGTCGCCGAGCGCGGCCACCGGGCACCAGCTCGGCCAGGAAGCCGTCAACGCGGCGGCGCACTTCGGCAACACCACGGCGGCGGCCAACCGGGACGCCTACTACGTGATCATGTCGCCGCACGGCACCAACCCCGACAACTACCAGGGCCAGTACTGCGCCTGGCACGACTACAACGGTGACACCACGCTCACCGGCGGCGCGGTGACCTCCCCGTACGGCGACGTCGCGTTCAGCAACCAGCCCTACAACATCGACTCGGGCTCCGGCTGCGGCGTCGGCTTCGTCAACTCGCCCGGCACGCTGGACGGTTTCACGATGACCCTCGGCCACGAGTGGCACGAGATGATGTCCGACCAGAACCCGGCCGGCGGCTGGACCAACCACGTGTCGGGCAGCTCGTACAACGGCCAGGAGAACTCCGACGAGTGCGCCTGGCTGTCCCCGGGCACCACGGGCGGCGCGGCCAACATCACCTTCGGCAGCTTCGGCACCTGGGCCGAGCAGGCCAGCTGGTCGAACGACACCAACTCCTGCGCGATCTCCCACCCGATCGTGGGCGGCGGCTCGACGGGCAACACGGTGACGGTCACCAACCCCGGTAACCAGACCACCGCGCAGGGCGCCTCGGTCAGCCTGCAGATCCAGGCCAGTGACTCGGCCTCCGGCCAGAGCTACACCTACTCGGCCACCGGCCTGCCGACCGGTCTGTCCATCAACTCCGCGACCGGCCTGATCACCGGCACCGCCACCACCGCCGGCAGCTACAACGTCACCGCCACCGCCAAGGACACCACCGGAGCCACCGGCTCCACCAGCTTCGGCTGGACGGTCAGCGGCAGCGGCGGCTCCTGCACCCCGGCCCAGCTGCTCGGCAACCCCGGCTTCGAGACCGGCTCCGCCGCGCCGTGGACCGCGACCAGCGGCGTCATCGACAACTCGTCGTCCGAGCCCGCCCACAGCGGCTCCTGGAAGGCCTGGCTGGACGGGTACGGCACCTCGCACACCGACACCCTCTCCCAGGCCGTCACCATCCCGACGGGCTGCAAGGCCACCCTCAGCTACTGGCTGCACATCGACACGGCCGAAACCACCACCACGGCCCAGTACGACAAGCTCACCGTGACCGTCAACGGCACCACGGTGGCCACCTACTCCAACCTCGACCACAACACCGGCTACGCCCAGAAGACGGTCGACCTGTCGGCCTACGCCGGGCAGAGCGTCACCCTCAAGTTCACCGGTGTGGAGGACTCCTCCCTCCAGACCAGCTTCGTGATCGACGACACCGCGATCCAGACCAGCTGA
- a CDS encoding alpha-galactosidase, which yields MTEANLVVLSAGDAALALDTTGPELPRVLHWGVDPGLRAGDAAQVLDAMGRTSRHQAGSLMPSQGRGWGWFGRPALAGHRDGRVRPLRFELAEPVAVHARDGRGGTVHVRALDPGAGLALDTELQMTEQGVVRLRHTLTNTATDTYTLDVLACVLPVPAHAAQLLDFAGRWARERSPQRSPLRHGVWSRESRRGRTGFDAGLLLAGTEGFGFRHGEVWGVHPAWSGNHVQYAERLADGTTVLGAGELLDAGEIRLTEGESYRTPWVYFATSGTGLDGISRGFHEMLRARPQHPTSARPVTLNIWEAVYFDHDPERLRAFAQTAAAVGVERFVVDDGWFRHRRHDRAGLGDWYVDEKVWPDGLRPLADHVHGLGMQFGLWFEPEMVNPDSDLARAHPDWFLADPERLPFEQRSQHVLDVAHPDAYAYLLERISTLVGDLGIDYIKWDHNRDLADAVHAGRPGVHAQTTAVYRLLDELRGRHPGLEIESCSSGGARADLGILERTDRIWGSDNIDPIERQAIQRWTSLLLPYELIGSHVGSAPAHISHRDTALAFRCATALFGHAGIESDISGWPQEDLTALTAWVGAYKQLRPLLHGGDVVRTDHPDPAAWVHGVVSRDRTHAVFAYVQLDTSVAENGAPVRLQGLELATRYALRVRPELSSPEETWPAWARRTSPLTLTGRYLAQVGLAAPGLANRPGHALVIEAQAQSTAAQD from the coding sequence ATGACTGAGGCGAACCTCGTCGTGCTGTCGGCCGGTGACGCGGCCCTCGCGCTCGACACCACCGGCCCCGAACTGCCCCGGGTGCTGCACTGGGGCGTCGATCCCGGCCTCCGCGCCGGTGACGCCGCGCAGGTGCTCGACGCCATGGGCCGGACCTCACGCCACCAGGCCGGGAGCCTGATGCCCTCCCAGGGGCGGGGCTGGGGCTGGTTCGGACGTCCGGCGCTGGCCGGGCACCGCGACGGCCGGGTCCGCCCCCTGCGGTTCGAACTCGCCGAACCGGTCGCCGTACACGCCCGGGACGGCCGGGGCGGCACCGTCCACGTGCGGGCCCTGGACCCCGGCGCGGGGCTCGCGCTGGACACCGAGCTGCAGATGACGGAGCAGGGCGTGGTGCGGCTGCGGCACACCCTGACCAACACGGCGACGGACACCTACACCCTGGACGTGCTGGCGTGCGTGCTGCCCGTCCCCGCCCACGCCGCGCAACTGCTGGACTTCGCCGGCCGCTGGGCCCGTGAGCGCTCCCCGCAGCGCTCCCCGCTGCGGCACGGCGTCTGGTCCAGGGAGAGCCGCCGCGGCCGCACCGGCTTCGACGCCGGGCTGCTGCTCGCCGGCACCGAGGGCTTCGGCTTCCGGCACGGCGAGGTCTGGGGCGTGCACCCCGCCTGGAGCGGCAACCACGTCCAGTACGCGGAGCGGCTGGCCGACGGGACGACGGTCCTCGGCGCCGGCGAACTGCTGGACGCGGGCGAGATCCGGCTGACGGAGGGCGAGTCCTACCGGACCCCGTGGGTGTACTTCGCGACCTCCGGCACGGGTCTGGACGGGATCAGCCGAGGATTCCACGAGATGCTCCGGGCCCGGCCGCAGCACCCGACCAGCGCCCGGCCGGTCACCCTGAACATCTGGGAGGCGGTCTACTTCGACCACGACCCCGAGCGGTTGCGCGCATTCGCGCAGACCGCGGCGGCGGTCGGCGTGGAACGGTTCGTCGTGGACGACGGCTGGTTCCGCCACCGCCGCCACGACCGGGCCGGCCTCGGCGACTGGTACGTCGACGAGAAGGTGTGGCCCGACGGACTGCGCCCGCTCGCCGACCACGTCCACGGCCTCGGCATGCAGTTCGGCCTCTGGTTCGAGCCCGAGATGGTCAACCCCGACTCCGACCTGGCCCGCGCCCACCCCGACTGGTTCCTCGCCGACCCCGAACGCCTCCCGTTCGAGCAGCGCAGCCAGCACGTCCTGGACGTCGCGCATCCCGACGCCTACGCCTACCTGCTGGAGCGGATCAGCACCCTCGTCGGGGACCTGGGCATCGACTACATCAAGTGGGACCACAACCGCGACCTCGCCGATGCCGTCCACGCCGGCCGACCCGGCGTGCACGCGCAGACGACGGCGGTCTACCGACTCCTGGACGAACTGCGGGGCCGCCATCCCGGGCTGGAGATCGAGTCCTGCTCCTCCGGCGGGGCCCGCGCCGACCTCGGCATCCTCGAGCGCACCGACCGGATCTGGGGATCGGACAACATCGACCCGATCGAGCGCCAGGCCATCCAGCGCTGGACCAGCCTGCTGCTGCCCTACGAGCTGATCGGCTCCCACGTCGGCTCCGCCCCCGCCCACATCAGCCACCGCGACACCGCACTCGCCTTCCGCTGCGCCACCGCCCTGTTCGGCCACGCCGGCATCGAATCCGACATCTCCGGTTGGCCGCAGGAGGACCTGACCGCCTTGACCGCGTGGGTCGGGGCCTACAAGCAACTGCGGCCGCTGCTGCACGGCGGCGACGTCGTCCGCACTGATCACCCCGACCCGGCCGCCTGGGTCCACGGCGTCGTCTCCCGGGACCGGACCCACGCCGTCTTCGCCTACGTCCAGCTGGACACCTCCGTCGCCGAGAACGGCGCTCCCGTCCGCCTCCAGGGGCTGGAGCTCGCGACCCGCTACGCCCTGCGGGTGCGCCCCGAACTCTCGTCCCCCGAGGAGACCTGGCCCGCCTGGGCACGGCGGACGTCCCCGCTCACCCTGACCGGGCGGTACCTGGCCCAGGTCGGCCTGGCCGCCCCGGGTCTGGCCAACCGCCCCGGCCACGCGCTGGTGATCGAAGCACAGGCTCAGTCAACCGCCGCGCAGGACTGA
- a CDS encoding class I SAM-dependent methyltransferase, producing MSERGVDGSAGDADYGTIGGGYATYRQPDARIEQAITAALGGARTVVNVGAGAGSYESAALEVTAVEPSASMRAQRPAHLSAAVDAVAENLPFRDDAFDAAMTTFSVHQWSDFKAGLREMRRVARGPVVVLTCDPDLVRDFWLYEYAPEVLDTEARRYPVIAELAEVLGGRTTVTRVPIPVDCTDGFNEAYYARPEMLLDPGARQACSAWSFVDEQSRERFAANLRGDLDSGAWDARFGALRQQPFYEGSLVVIRSVPA from the coding sequence ATGAGCGAACGCGGGGTGGACGGCAGTGCAGGGGATGCGGACTACGGCACGATAGGCGGTGGGTACGCCACCTACCGGCAGCCGGACGCAAGGATCGAGCAGGCGATCACCGCCGCCTTGGGTGGGGCGCGCACGGTGGTCAATGTCGGGGCCGGGGCGGGGTCATACGAGTCGGCGGCGCTGGAGGTGACGGCGGTTGAGCCGTCGGCGTCGATGCGTGCCCAGCGCCCCGCGCACCTGTCGGCCGCCGTTGATGCCGTGGCCGAGAACCTGCCGTTCCGCGATGATGCGTTCGACGCGGCGATGACCACCTTCAGCGTGCACCAGTGGAGCGACTTCAAGGCAGGGCTGCGCGAGATGCGCCGGGTGGCACGCGGCCCGGTCGTCGTGCTGACCTGTGACCCTGATCTCGTTCGGGACTTCTGGCTGTACGAGTACGCGCCGGAGGTGCTGGACACGGAGGCGCGCCGGTATCCGGTGATCGCGGAGCTGGCCGAGGTTCTCGGCGGACGCACGACGGTGACCCGGGTGCCGATACCCGTTGATTGCACCGACGGCTTCAACGAGGCGTACTACGCGCGCCCCGAGATGCTGCTCGACCCCGGTGCTCGACAGGCGTGCTCGGCGTGGAGCTTCGTCGACGAGCAGTCGCGCGAACGATTCGCCGCGAATTTGCGGGGCGACCTGGACAGCGGAGCATGGGACGCCCGGTTCGGCGCCCTACGGCAACAGCCCTTTTACGAGGGCTCGTTGGTTGTGATCCGGTCCGTTCCGGCCTGA
- a CDS encoding glycoside hydrolase family 95 protein, whose translation MPTPPSERRSPRERQYRPLTAFFRPVRTHDGHRTAHEGTDTVLTVTQQPAAETLWYRRPADGFLEALPLGNGRLGAMTYGGVHTERIELNADTLWSGGPGPRDRAGAADHLPALREAVLRRRDHAAAHAIAAAHFAGPDAEAYQPLATLLLTFPSCGDGDAAAYRRTLDLDAAVHTVSFTAGGVRYRRESFVSAPAGVLAVRLSADTPGALSFHASFTTPHPAAAPAAEPDSATVSVHGRAPVRVASWHGGSTAYREDEGTGFAAAVRVRAVNGSVGSGDDGIEVTGADEAVLLVAVGTGYRDWRRRPDGPEAALAEAHRWLDQAGTEEFDRLRAAHTADHQRLFRAAELRLHDRAPRAAAGLATDERLAAANAGGADPGLAALLFAYGRYLLIASSRPGTQPANLQGIWNNDVTPPWNSDWTSNINLQMNYWPAETTGLGECHGPLFDLVADLARAGRSTARAYYDAPGWCCHHNVDLWRATNPVQGDPVWAHWPMAGPWLAAHLWDHHLFHGDRAFLADRAYPVMREAARFLAHLLVKDADGTLVTCPSTSPEHHFRLADGTLSAVDAGCTMDYWLAAELLDNTVTAARELGVDHELAAELARLRARLRPPALAGDGRLLEWRDDLPEEDPGHRHLSHLYGLYPGSAVDPLGDDTLLDPARRALDRRLQHGGGGTGWSLAWVAALAARLGDGALTGQAVERLLATSIAPNLFDLHPPRLFQIDGNLGITAAIAESLLQSHNGVLWLLPALPPSWPDGDVRGLRARGGLTVGLSWRRGVLTGAELRAARDVTVDLHLPDRTGLPVVTDEQGNLAAVTTAPDDGRRLRLRLAAGSCHRLAYPGPDVGH comes from the coding sequence GTGCCGACACCCCCGTCCGAGCGGCGTTCGCCACGGGAACGCCAGTACCGCCCCCTGACCGCCTTCTTCCGGCCCGTACGGACCCACGACGGGCATCGCACCGCCCACGAAGGGACGGACACCGTGCTGACGGTCACCCAGCAGCCCGCTGCGGAAACCCTCTGGTACCGCCGCCCCGCCGACGGCTTCCTGGAGGCGCTGCCGCTCGGCAACGGCCGCCTCGGCGCCATGACGTACGGGGGCGTGCACACCGAGCGGATCGAGCTCAACGCGGACACCCTGTGGTCCGGCGGGCCCGGCCCCCGGGACCGGGCGGGCGCCGCCGACCACCTGCCCGCCCTGCGCGAGGCGGTGCTGCGCCGCCGCGACCACGCCGCCGCCCACGCGATCGCCGCCGCCCACTTCGCCGGCCCCGACGCGGAGGCGTACCAGCCGCTGGCCACCCTCCTGCTCACCTTCCCGTCCTGCGGCGACGGCGATGCCGCCGCCTACCGCCGCACCCTGGACCTCGACGCGGCCGTGCACACGGTGTCGTTCACGGCGGGCGGGGTGCGGTACCGGCGCGAGAGCTTCGTCTCCGCCCCCGCAGGCGTACTGGCCGTCCGGCTCAGCGCGGACACGCCCGGCGCCCTCTCCTTCCACGCGAGCTTCACGACGCCCCACCCGGCCGCGGCCCCGGCCGCCGAACCCGACAGCGCCACCGTGTCGGTCCACGGACGTGCTCCGGTCCGCGTCGCGTCCTGGCACGGCGGTTCGACGGCGTACCGGGAGGACGAGGGCACGGGATTCGCGGCCGCCGTCAGGGTGCGCGCGGTGAACGGGAGCGTCGGCTCCGGCGACGACGGGATCGAGGTCACCGGTGCCGACGAGGCGGTGCTGCTGGTCGCCGTCGGCACCGGGTACCGCGACTGGCGGCGCCGGCCGGACGGCCCCGAGGCGGCGCTCGCCGAGGCCCACCGATGGCTGGACCAGGCCGGGACAGAGGAATTCGACCGGCTGCGCGCCGCCCACACGGCCGACCACCAGCGACTCTTCCGGGCAGCCGAACTCCGGCTCCACGACCGGGCGCCCCGGGCGGCAGCGGGGCTCGCGACCGACGAGCGCCTCGCCGCCGCGAACGCGGGCGGCGCGGACCCCGGGCTCGCGGCCCTGCTCTTCGCCTACGGCCGCTACCTGCTGATCGCCTCCTCGCGGCCCGGCACCCAGCCCGCCAACCTCCAGGGCATCTGGAACAACGACGTCACCCCGCCGTGGAACTCCGACTGGACGTCGAACATCAACCTCCAGATGAACTACTGGCCCGCCGAGACCACCGGCCTGGGCGAGTGCCACGGGCCGCTGTTCGATCTCGTCGCCGACCTCGCCCGGGCCGGGCGCTCCACCGCGCGGGCCTACTACGACGCGCCGGGCTGGTGCTGCCACCACAACGTCGACCTCTGGCGCGCCACCAACCCCGTACAGGGGGACCCGGTCTGGGCCCACTGGCCCATGGCCGGCCCGTGGCTGGCCGCCCACCTGTGGGACCACCACCTGTTCCACGGCGACCGCGCCTTCCTCGCCGACCGCGCCTACCCGGTCATGCGCGAGGCCGCCCGGTTCCTCGCCCACCTGCTGGTCAAGGATGCCGACGGCACACTGGTGACCTGCCCGTCCACCTCGCCCGAGCACCACTTCCGGCTCGCCGACGGGACCCTGAGCGCCGTCGACGCGGGCTGCACCATGGACTACTGGCTCGCCGCCGAACTCCTCGACAACACCGTCACGGCCGCCCGCGAGCTGGGCGTCGACCACGAACTGGCGGCGGAACTGGCCCGCCTCCGCGCCCGGCTGCGGCCCCCGGCCCTCGCCGGCGACGGGCGCCTGCTGGAATGGCGGGACGACCTCCCCGAGGAGGACCCCGGCCACCGCCACCTCTCCCACCTCTACGGCCTCTACCCGGGCAGCGCCGTCGACCCGCTCGGCGACGACACCCTCCTCGACCCGGCCCGCCGCGCCCTGGACCGCCGCCTGCAACACGGCGGGGGTGGCACCGGCTGGAGCCTCGCCTGGGTCGCCGCGCTCGCCGCCCGCCTCGGCGACGGCGCCCTCACCGGGCAGGCCGTCGAGCGCCTGCTCGCCACGTCGATCGCCCCCAACCTGTTCGACCTGCACCCGCCCCGGCTCTTCCAGATCGACGGCAACCTCGGTATCACCGCGGCCATCGCCGAGTCGCTGCTGCAGAGCCACAACGGCGTCCTGTGGCTGCTGCCCGCACTGCCGCCGTCCTGGCCGGACGGCGACGTCCGCGGCCTGCGTGCCCGGGGCGGGCTCACGGTCGGCCTGAGCTGGCGCCGGGGTGTGCTGACCGGAGCGGAACTGCGGGCCGCCCGGGACGTCACGGTCGACCTGCACCTGCCCGACCGGACGGGCCTTCCCGTCGTGACCGATGAGCAGGGCAACCTGGCTGCGGTGACCACGGCTCCGGACGACGGGCGGCGGCTGCGGCTGCGGCTGGCGGCCGGAAGCTGCCACCGGCTCGCCTACCCGGGACCGGACGTCGGCCACTGA
- a CDS encoding FadR/GntR family transcriptional regulator codes for MSLTDKAIARIRQMIRDGELPPGSKLPPEQQLAAELGLSRNLMREAVKALVVARVLEIRRGDGTYATSLAPGVLLEGLGGAVELLQGDTVLELTEVRRLFEPVATALAATRITDEDLAEVERHLSAMRDAQDDVELLLQHDAAFHRAVVRATRNETLATLLEHISGRTLSARAWRGLADADAAGRTIAEHEAIHQALVARDPNLAQAAALMHVNTTERWLRDHLAEGERIPAAPRPQPDHPRTT; via the coding sequence GTGTCCCTGACTGACAAAGCCATCGCCCGCATCCGCCAGATGATCCGCGACGGCGAGCTGCCCCCGGGGTCGAAGCTGCCCCCGGAGCAGCAGCTCGCGGCGGAGCTCGGCCTGTCCCGGAACCTGATGCGCGAGGCGGTCAAGGCGCTGGTCGTCGCCCGGGTCCTGGAGATCCGACGCGGCGACGGCACCTACGCGACCAGCCTGGCCCCCGGCGTGCTGCTGGAAGGCCTCGGGGGCGCGGTCGAGCTGCTCCAGGGGGACACCGTCCTGGAACTCACCGAGGTGCGCAGGCTCTTCGAGCCGGTCGCCACCGCGCTGGCCGCCACCCGCATCACCGACGAGGACCTCGCCGAGGTGGAACGGCACCTGTCGGCCATGCGGGACGCCCAGGACGACGTGGAACTGCTGCTCCAGCACGACGCGGCCTTCCACCGCGCGGTGGTCCGCGCCACCCGCAACGAGACGCTGGCCACGCTGCTGGAGCACATCTCCGGGCGCACCCTCAGCGCCCGGGCCTGGCGGGGCCTGGCCGACGCGGACGCGGCCGGGCGGACCATCGCCGAGCACGAGGCGATCCACCAGGCCCTCGTCGCCCGCGACCCGAACCTCGCCCAGGCCGCCGCACTGATGCACGTCAACACCACCGAACGCTGGTTGCGCGACCACCTGGCCGAGGGGGAGCGGATCCCCGCCGCCCCGCGGCCGCAGCCGGACCACCCCCGTACCACCTGA
- a CDS encoding ABC transporter ATP-binding protein translates to MSLTIPAGTVVAVVGEYGSGKTTLVKLLNRFYRPDSGRITVDGVDLSEGQWQKTALARATTRREPLLFGLDEPTASLDVPSEQEVFQRQMARARELAARTGAITVILSHRFSTVTGADLILVLDRGRLEEIGSHQELLARQGRYAELYGIQATAYAES, encoded by the coding sequence GTGAGCCTCACCATCCCGGCCGGGACGGTCGTCGCCGTGGTCGGCGAGTACGGCTCCGGCAAGACCACGTTGGTCAAGCTGCTCAACCGGTTCTACCGGCCGGACTCGGGCCGGATCACCGTCGACGGGGTGGACCTCTCCGAGGGGCAGTGGCAGAAGACCGCCCTGGCGCGGGCGACCACGCGCCGCGAGCCGCTGCTGTTCGGGCTGGACGAGCCCACCGCCTCCCTGGACGTGCCCAGCGAACAGGAGGTCTTCCAGCGCCAGATGGCCCGGGCCCGCGAACTCGCCGCACGCACCGGGGCGATCACTGTGATCCTCTCGCACCGGTTCTCGACCGTCACCGGTGCCGACCTCATCCTGGTGCTCGACCGGGGACGCCTTGAAGAGATCGGCTCGCACCAGGAACTTCTGGCCCGGCAGGGGCGCTACGCCGAGCTCTACGGAATCCAGGCGACGGCCTACGCCGAATCCTGA
- a CDS encoding RICIN domain-containing protein, which translates to MFHSPSRDGRPLGRWRTALAGLLALVGVLTAVLLPAAQAQAAGAAPTAPAPVPFTPGAARTDQNGNTLQLHGLGIVKVGSTWYGFGEDKTGETSANTSFQDIPCYTSDDLGGWTYHGVALAKQSSGDLGPNRIVERPKVIYNASTGTYVMYVHIDSADYSEARAGVATSRTPCGPYVYRGSFRPLGNVSRDLGLFQESDGTAYLLTEDRNSGGLRIDRLSADYLSVDSSVALLGGGSIEAPAMVKVGGIYYLMGSHLSGWYLNDNVYATATSPSGPWSPWKDVAAPGTNTYGSQTANIITVQGSSGSTYIYAGDRWDTGDLGASELIWLPLTVRGTTLNLGQYPTWSLDTSTGTWSVGGGIPSTGTYTLTNQASSMLLDVSGASTANAGAVIQWPSTGGANQKWKLTRLADNVYALTSVNSGLCLDVPGYSTATGVQVQQWTCNGGTNQQWALDLTGSTYALVNAASGLTLGTGGSTPQGAAVDQETGGSSSAAGESWTLS; encoded by the coding sequence TTGTTCCACAGTCCTTCTCGCGACGGCCGACCGCTCGGCCGGTGGCGAACCGCACTGGCCGGGCTCCTCGCCCTGGTCGGAGTCCTCACGGCGGTGCTGCTGCCCGCTGCCCAGGCCCAGGCGGCCGGGGCCGCGCCGACGGCCCCGGCCCCGGTGCCCTTCACCCCGGGAGCCGCCCGCACCGACCAGAACGGCAACACGCTCCAGCTCCACGGCCTGGGCATCGTCAAGGTGGGGAGCACCTGGTACGGCTTCGGCGAGGACAAGACCGGCGAGACGTCGGCGAACACCTCGTTCCAGGACATCCCCTGCTACACCTCCGACGACCTCGGCGGCTGGACCTACCACGGTGTGGCACTGGCCAAGCAGAGCAGCGGCGACCTGGGGCCGAACCGGATCGTCGAGCGGCCGAAGGTCATCTACAACGCGTCGACCGGCACGTACGTGATGTACGTGCACATCGACAGCGCCGACTACTCCGAGGCGAGGGCCGGCGTGGCGACCAGCCGCACCCCCTGCGGCCCGTACGTCTACCGCGGCAGCTTCCGGCCGTTGGGCAACGTCAGCCGTGACCTGGGCCTGTTCCAGGAATCCGACGGCACCGCCTACCTGCTGACGGAGGACCGCAACAGCGGCGGTCTGCGGATCGACCGGCTCTCCGCCGACTACCTCTCGGTGGACAGCTCGGTCGCGCTCCTGGGCGGTGGCAGCATCGAGGCCCCGGCCATGGTGAAGGTGGGCGGCATCTACTACCTGATGGGCTCCCACCTGTCGGGCTGGTACCTCAACGACAACGTCTACGCCACCGCCACCTCCCCGAGCGGACCATGGTCGCCCTGGAAGGACGTGGCCGCCCCCGGCACCAACACGTACGGGAGCCAGACCGCCAACATCATCACCGTCCAGGGCTCCTCGGGCAGCACGTACATCTACGCGGGCGACCGCTGGGACACCGGCGACCTGGGCGCCTCTGAGCTGATCTGGCTGCCGCTGACCGTCAGGGGGACGACGCTGAACCTCGGCCAGTACCCCACCTGGTCCCTCGACACCTCCACGGGCACCTGGTCGGTCGGCGGCGGAATACCCTCTACCGGTACCTACACCCTCACCAACCAGGCGAGTTCGATGCTGCTGGACGTGTCCGGCGCCTCCACCGCGAACGCGGGCGCGGTCATCCAGTGGCCGTCGACCGGCGGTGCCAACCAGAAGTGGAAGCTCACCAGGCTGGCGGACAACGTCTACGCCCTGACCAGCGTCAACAGCGGACTGTGCCTGGACGTTCCCGGCTACTCGACCGCCACCGGCGTCCAGGTGCAGCAGTGGACCTGCAACGGCGGCACCAACCAGCAGTGGGCACTGGACCTCACCGGCAGCACGTACGCGCTGGTCAACGCCGCCAGCGGCCTGACCCTGGGCACCGGCGGCTCGACCCCGCAGGGAGCGGCGGTGGACCAGGAGACCGGCGGCAGTTCGAGCGCGGCCGGCGAGAGCTGGACCCTGTCCTGA